A stretch of Monomorium pharaonis isolate MP-MQ-018 chromosome 7, ASM1337386v2, whole genome shotgun sequence DNA encodes these proteins:
- the LOC105829689 gene encoding rhomboid-related protein 3 isoform X2 produces the protein MFYQQRAMRQISEISYVGGFKLIRMSTSREGETAVTIPLQYNEAHWKAIFEKYDLDGDGKISLQELKAMIHGPDFSKDIPAGVIRTIMRKADLDESGYLEYPEFIAMIHRKDMQGIFGHLVQRYVHCLVPQRPTHALRQTSLGSSDYPDGLYEEEYSCRPPAVAMIIISIIEIILFMYDVIKHKSLSVEGPAAQLFIYNPHKRYEAWRYITYMFVHVGVFHLVVNLLVQIMLGIPLEMVHKWWRVLLIYIAGVLAGSLGTSVSDPTVYLAGASGGVYALITAHVATIIMNWSQMEFAVLQLLVFLVITSVDIGQAVYNRYVLDTNDQIGYVAHLAGAIAGLLVGINILRNLEVQTWEKVIWWASIITYTVLMTAAILWNALYPSYYK, from the exons ATGTTCTATCAGCAGCGAGCAATGCGTCAGATCTCGGAAATTTCCTACGTGGG AGGTTTTAAATTGATAAGGATGTCAACTAGTCGAGAGGGCGAGACTGCGGTGACCATCCCACTGCAGTATAATGAAGCT CATTGGAAAGCTATCTTTGAAAAGTACGATCTCGATGGAGATGGAAAGATATCACTCCAAGAACTAAAAGCAATGATACATGGTCCAGATTTTTCCAAGGACATCCCTGCAGGGGTAATCCGCACAATAATGCGTAAAGCGGATCTGGATGAATCTGGTTACTTGGAATATCCAGAATTTATAGCAATG ATTCATAGAAAGGACATGCAAGGTATATTCGGACACCTCGTGCAACGATACGTACACTGTTTGGTACCTCAACGACCAACTCACGCGCTACGACAAACTTCCCTTGGCTCGAG CGATTATCCAGATGGACTGTATGAAGAAGAGTACAGTTGTCGACCGCCAGCTGTAGCAATGATTATCATATCGATAATAGAAATCATTTTGTTCATGTATGATGTGATTAAGCACAAATCTCTTTCTGTAGAAGGACCAGCGGctcagttatttatttataatccgCACAAGCGATACGAAGCCTGGCGGTATATAACATACATGTTTGTACATGTCGG AGTCTTTCATTTGGTCGTTAATCTACTGGTACAAATCATGTTGGGAATTCCACTGGAGATGGTTCACAAATGGTGGagagtattgttaatatatatagcTGGAGTACTGGCTGGTTCCCTTGGTACGTCCGTTTCAGATCCAACGGTTTACCTAGCCGGTGCATCGGGTGGAGTATATGCGCTAATCACTGCTCATGTAGCGACCATCATAATGAACTGGTCACAAATGGAATTTGCTGTTTTACAACTATTAGTGTTCCTTGTTATCACAAGTGTCGACATCGGTCAAGCCGTGTACAATCGTTACGTGCTTGATACCAACGATCAAATCGGCTACGTGGCCCATTTAGCCGGTGCTATAGCAGGTCTTCTAGTAGGTATAAATATTCTCCGAAATCTCGAGGTACAAACTTGGGAGAAAGTTATTTGGTGGGCCAGTATAATTACTTACACGGTTCTCATGACCGCAGCTATTTTGTGGAATGCATTATACCCTTCATATTACAAATGA
- the LOC105829689 gene encoding rhomboid-related protein 3 isoform X1, with amino-acid sequence MFYQQRAMRQISEISYVGGFKLIRMSTSREGETAVTIPLQYNEAHWKAIFEKYDLDGDGKISLQELKAMIHGPDFSKDIPAGVIRTIMRKADLDESGYLEYPEFIAMIHRKDMQGIFGHLVQRYVHCLVPQRPTHALRQTSLGSRYYPQRQISIVMHAPPSPPPSSFGDSPQAIIKSRCRSARFTGLQQQTSTITESSLYSSDYPDGLYEEEYSCRPPAVAMIIISIIEIILFMYDVIKHKSLSVEGPAAQLFIYNPHKRYEAWRYITYMFVHVGVFHLVVNLLVQIMLGIPLEMVHKWWRVLLIYIAGVLAGSLGTSVSDPTVYLAGASGGVYALITAHVATIIMNWSQMEFAVLQLLVFLVITSVDIGQAVYNRYVLDTNDQIGYVAHLAGAIAGLLVGINILRNLEVQTWEKVIWWASIITYTVLMTAAILWNALYPSYYK; translated from the exons ATGTTCTATCAGCAGCGAGCAATGCGTCAGATCTCGGAAATTTCCTACGTGGG AGGTTTTAAATTGATAAGGATGTCAACTAGTCGAGAGGGCGAGACTGCGGTGACCATCCCACTGCAGTATAATGAAGCT CATTGGAAAGCTATCTTTGAAAAGTACGATCTCGATGGAGATGGAAAGATATCACTCCAAGAACTAAAAGCAATGATACATGGTCCAGATTTTTCCAAGGACATCCCTGCAGGGGTAATCCGCACAATAATGCGTAAAGCGGATCTGGATGAATCTGGTTACTTGGAATATCCAGAATTTATAGCAATG ATTCATAGAAAGGACATGCAAGGTATATTCGGACACCTCGTGCAACGATACGTACACTGTTTGGTACCTCAACGACCAACTCACGCGCTACGACAAACTTCCCTTGGCTCGAGGTATTATCCCCAGCGACAAATCAGTATTGTAATGCACGCAccaccttctcctcctccttcgaGCTTTGGCGATTCTCCCCAGGCTATAATTAAAAGCAGATGCCGTTCTGCACGTTTTACTGGTCTACAGCAACAAACAAGTACAATAACGGAATCTTCTCTATACTCTAGCGATTATCCAGATGGACTGTATGAAGAAGAGTACAGTTGTCGACCGCCAGCTGTAGCAATGATTATCATATCGATAATAGAAATCATTTTGTTCATGTATGATGTGATTAAGCACAAATCTCTTTCTGTAGAAGGACCAGCGGctcagttatttatttataatccgCACAAGCGATACGAAGCCTGGCGGTATATAACATACATGTTTGTACATGTCGG AGTCTTTCATTTGGTCGTTAATCTACTGGTACAAATCATGTTGGGAATTCCACTGGAGATGGTTCACAAATGGTGGagagtattgttaatatatatagcTGGAGTACTGGCTGGTTCCCTTGGTACGTCCGTTTCAGATCCAACGGTTTACCTAGCCGGTGCATCGGGTGGAGTATATGCGCTAATCACTGCTCATGTAGCGACCATCATAATGAACTGGTCACAAATGGAATTTGCTGTTTTACAACTATTAGTGTTCCTTGTTATCACAAGTGTCGACATCGGTCAAGCCGTGTACAATCGTTACGTGCTTGATACCAACGATCAAATCGGCTACGTGGCCCATTTAGCCGGTGCTATAGCAGGTCTTCTAGTAGGTATAAATATTCTCCGAAATCTCGAGGTACAAACTTGGGAGAAAGTTATTTGGTGGGCCAGTATAATTACTTACACGGTTCTCATGACCGCAGCTATTTTGTGGAATGCATTATACCCTTCATATTACAAATGA
- the LOC105829689 gene encoding rhomboid-related protein 3 isoform X3 yields MSTSREGETAVTIPLQYNEAHWKAIFEKYDLDGDGKISLQELKAMIHGPDFSKDIPAGVIRTIMRKADLDESGYLEYPEFIAMIHRKDMQGIFGHLVQRYVHCLVPQRPTHALRQTSLGSSDYPDGLYEEEYSCRPPAVAMIIISIIEIILFMYDVIKHKSLSVEGPAAQLFIYNPHKRYEAWRYITYMFVHVGVFHLVVNLLVQIMLGIPLEMVHKWWRVLLIYIAGVLAGSLGTSVSDPTVYLAGASGGVYALITAHVATIIMNWSQMEFAVLQLLVFLVITSVDIGQAVYNRYVLDTNDQIGYVAHLAGAIAGLLVGINILRNLEVQTWEKVIWWASIITYTVLMTAAILWNALYPSYYK; encoded by the exons ATGTCAACTAGTCGAGAGGGCGAGACTGCGGTGACCATCCCACTGCAGTATAATGAAGCT CATTGGAAAGCTATCTTTGAAAAGTACGATCTCGATGGAGATGGAAAGATATCACTCCAAGAACTAAAAGCAATGATACATGGTCCAGATTTTTCCAAGGACATCCCTGCAGGGGTAATCCGCACAATAATGCGTAAAGCGGATCTGGATGAATCTGGTTACTTGGAATATCCAGAATTTATAGCAATG ATTCATAGAAAGGACATGCAAGGTATATTCGGACACCTCGTGCAACGATACGTACACTGTTTGGTACCTCAACGACCAACTCACGCGCTACGACAAACTTCCCTTGGCTCGAG CGATTATCCAGATGGACTGTATGAAGAAGAGTACAGTTGTCGACCGCCAGCTGTAGCAATGATTATCATATCGATAATAGAAATCATTTTGTTCATGTATGATGTGATTAAGCACAAATCTCTTTCTGTAGAAGGACCAGCGGctcagttatttatttataatccgCACAAGCGATACGAAGCCTGGCGGTATATAACATACATGTTTGTACATGTCGG AGTCTTTCATTTGGTCGTTAATCTACTGGTACAAATCATGTTGGGAATTCCACTGGAGATGGTTCACAAATGGTGGagagtattgttaatatatatagcTGGAGTACTGGCTGGTTCCCTTGGTACGTCCGTTTCAGATCCAACGGTTTACCTAGCCGGTGCATCGGGTGGAGTATATGCGCTAATCACTGCTCATGTAGCGACCATCATAATGAACTGGTCACAAATGGAATTTGCTGTTTTACAACTATTAGTGTTCCTTGTTATCACAAGTGTCGACATCGGTCAAGCCGTGTACAATCGTTACGTGCTTGATACCAACGATCAAATCGGCTACGTGGCCCATTTAGCCGGTGCTATAGCAGGTCTTCTAGTAGGTATAAATATTCTCCGAAATCTCGAGGTACAAACTTGGGAGAAAGTTATTTGGTGGGCCAGTATAATTACTTACACGGTTCTCATGACCGCAGCTATTTTGTGGAATGCATTATACCCTTCATATTACAAATGA